Proteins from a genomic interval of Corynebacterium freiburgense:
- the pgsA gene encoding CDP-diacylglycerol--glycerol-3-phosphate 3-phosphatidyltransferase: MSADKNSAAGVNQSNLNLPNVLTSLRIVLVPVFAWLVLTDAQWWSFWLFVGLMITDKLDGDIARSRGIVTNFGKIADPIADKALMISALLCLNIIGKLAWWITIVIVVRELGITFWRMYQLRSGRVVPASKGGKIKTTLQAAAVALYLMPLPEWLELPRFLVMLAAVIVTVVTGVQYLLDSRKQ, encoded by the coding sequence GTGAGCGCCGATAAAAACTCTGCGGCTGGGGTGAACCAGTCGAATCTCAACCTGCCGAATGTGTTGACCAGTCTGCGCATTGTGCTTGTCCCTGTTTTCGCCTGGTTGGTGCTTACAGATGCACAGTGGTGGTCTTTCTGGTTATTTGTCGGACTAATGATTACTGACAAACTTGATGGCGATATTGCCCGCTCACGCGGAATTGTTACCAATTTCGGCAAAATTGCAGATCCAATTGCGGACAAAGCATTAATGATTTCGGCATTGCTTTGTCTGAATATCATTGGAAAACTCGCCTGGTGGATCACCATAGTAATTGTGGTCCGCGAATTGGGAATTACATTTTGGCGGATGTATCAACTGCGTTCCGGGCGTGTGGTCCCAGCAAGTAAAGGTGGAAAAATCAAAACCACATTGCAAGCCGCAGCAGTTGCGTTGTACCTTATGCCGTTACCTGAATGGCTGGAACTGCCACGATTTTTAGTCATGCTCGCTGCGGTAATTGTTACTGTGGTAACAGGTGTGCAGTATCTTCTTGATTCCCGAAAGCAGTGA
- a CDS encoding YciI family protein: MNVFAIEYTYCDDLALVERVRPEHREFLGKLKEEGKLIGSGPFTDAQGGAMIIIRLPEPATIEDAQALMDADPYLAHNALANRVFRPWNPVLNVFS, translated from the coding sequence ATGAACGTTTTTGCCATTGAATACACGTACTGCGACGATCTAGCCCTTGTTGAGCGAGTCCGCCCTGAACACCGCGAATTCCTGGGCAAGCTCAAAGAAGAAGGAAAACTCATTGGATCGGGTCCGTTTACTGACGCCCAAGGTGGTGCAATGATCATTATTCGATTGCCGGAACCAGCCACCATTGAAGACGCCCAAGCACTCATGGATGCCGATCCATATTTGGCGCACAATGCATTGGCCAATCGAGTATTTCGTCCCTGGAACCCCGTACTCAATGTCTTTAGCTAG
- a CDS encoding TerC family protein yields MEVNALTWGITIVVLMGFIVFDFVSHVRSPHEPTMKEAAGWMAFYMALACAFGVFLWFSWGGPDGNHDHAIEFFAGYITELSLSVDNLFIFALIIGSFRIPRAYQQKVLLIGIALALIFRGIFIAIGAVAIAKAAWVFYIFGIFLLYTAIKLIIDEIRDADDTEVDDMLVVRMARKLIPVSSEFDGDRLVTHINGKRMLTPLMIALVSIGFIDLMFAFDSIPAIFGLTQEPYIVFTANAFALMGLRQMYFLLDGLLDRLVYLSYGLGIILAFIGVKLLLHAMHENSLWFINGGEPIHVYEVPTVLSLLIIVGVLAITAIASIIKSKRDETFGGVAPKNRY; encoded by the coding sequence ATGGAAGTAAATGCGCTGACCTGGGGAATAACCATTGTCGTGCTTATGGGATTTATTGTGTTCGACTTTGTATCCCATGTTCGCAGCCCCCACGAGCCCACAATGAAAGAAGCTGCTGGGTGGATGGCATTCTATATGGCGCTTGCCTGCGCTTTTGGGGTATTCCTTTGGTTTAGCTGGGGTGGCCCAGATGGCAATCATGATCATGCCATTGAATTCTTTGCAGGCTATATCACCGAGCTCAGCCTGAGCGTTGATAACCTCTTTATTTTCGCTCTAATTATCGGATCTTTCCGTATTCCGCGCGCGTACCAGCAAAAAGTCCTACTTATTGGTATTGCGCTTGCGCTGATTTTCCGCGGTATCTTTATCGCCATTGGTGCGGTTGCAATCGCAAAAGCCGCATGGGTGTTTTATATCTTTGGCATCTTCTTGCTATACACGGCAATCAAACTCATTATTGATGAAATCCGAGATGCCGACGATACCGAAGTGGATGACATGCTTGTGGTTCGTATGGCCCGAAAACTTATTCCGGTTTCAAGCGAGTTTGATGGCGACCGTTTAGTTACTCATATCAACGGCAAGCGTATGCTAACGCCGCTTATGATCGCGCTGGTTTCTATTGGCTTTATCGACCTTATGTTTGCGTTTGACTCGATTCCAGCGATCTTTGGGCTCACCCAAGAACCCTATATTGTGTTTACTGCTAACGCATTCGCCCTGATGGGTTTGCGCCAAATGTACTTCCTGCTGGATGGTTTGCTTGATCGTCTGGTCTACTTGTCCTATGGATTAGGGATCATCCTGGCATTTATTGGTGTGAAGCTATTGCTCCACGCAATGCATGAAAACAGCCTATGGTTTATTAATGGCGGCGAGCCAATCCATGTGTATGAGGTCCCGACCGTGCTTTCATTGCTTATCATCGTGGGAGTGCTTGCCATTACAGCAATCGCTTCCATTATTAAGAGCAAGCGCGACGAGACCTTCGGTGGTGTGGCTCCGAAAAACCGCTACTAG